In one window of Macrobrachium nipponense isolate FS-2020 chromosome 2, ASM1510439v2, whole genome shotgun sequence DNA:
- the LOC135221142 gene encoding zinc finger BED domain-containing protein 5-like, which translates to MLGRLYELREEVAIFLDSQQKADFHDNFQSEGFQITLAYLVDIFEALNAVNLKLQGKSINIISHHDTIRAFMAKLDLWKCRVQQGNAASFRNLDSVLADSNLDSDLKQQIITHLSDLKVEFIRYFPDIDGKREAWKFIRNPFQCEVPDVADEVQEELLKLKFNSTAKEDFKGMDLETFWVKYLPVYPLISHQALRILTMFGSTYLCETAFSTLFAIKTKYRNHLSVEGDLRCALSSIRPRIQDLVAKKQCQISH; encoded by the coding sequence ATGCTTGGACGGCTTTATGAGCTACGAGAAGAAGTAGCAATATTTTTAGATTCACAGCAGAAGGCAGACTTTCATGACAATTTCCAATCTGAAGGCTTTCAGATAACTCTAGCTTACCTGGTGGACATTTTTGAAGCATTGAATGCTGTGAACCTTAAACTACAAGGGAAAAGCATCAACATCATCTCGCACCATGACACCATTCGAGCCTTCATGGCCAAACTCGACCTCTGGAAATGTCGGGTTCAGCAGGGAAATGCAGCCAGTTTTAGGAACTTGGATTCTGTTCTCGCTGACAGTAACCTCGACTCTGACTTAAAGCAACAAATAATCACTCATCTAAGTGACTTGAAAGTAGAATTCATCAGATATTTCCCAGATATAGATGGCAAGCGTGAAGCCTGGAAATTCATCAGGAACCCATTTCAATGTGAAGTACCTGATGTTGCTGATGAAGTCCAAGAAGAGTTACTAAAATTGAAGTTCAACTCTACAGCTAAAGAAGACTTCAAAGGTATGGATTTGGAGACGTTCTGGGTCAAATACCTTCCTGTTTACCCCCTGATCTCACATCAGGCTCTTCGGATTCTAACAATGTTTGGATCCACATATCTATGTGAAACTGCGTTTTCCACGCTCTTTGCTATCAAAACCAAGTACAGAAACCACCTGAGCGTTGAAGGGGACCTACGTTGTGCACTCTCAAGCATTCGACCACGTATTCAAGATCTGGTAGCTAAGAAGCAGTGTCAAATATCTCACTAA
- the LOC135221409 gene encoding uncharacterized protein LOC135221409, which produces MALTLTVGTGAAVAAGVAAAAAGAVGLGLLGAAALSRRGGGRRFGRRGGRNRFGRQAQKQVEESKALERALDLIRQQDVTGCGMRLVCELAGLREENLTEEEKAILDIVEPRPKAGEGVLPSSSGAVDYKIAKELGHRHADCSLTFPLCSFNGTQLMNIVDGYLP; this is translated from the exons ATGGCGCTTACATTGACAGTCG GTACTGGCGCCGCTGTGGCTGCCGGTGTAGCTGCCGCTGCCGCAGGAGCCGTCGGTCTAGGCCTGTTAGGCGCTGCCGCCCTGTCCCGCAGGGGAGGCGGAAGAAGGTTCGGCAGAAGGGGCGGCAGGAACAGGTTTGGCCGACAAGCTCAGAAACAGGTGGAGGAATCGAAAGCCCTGGAGAGGGCGTTGGATCTCATCCGCCAGCAGGATGTCACTGGGTGTGGGATGCGCCTCGTGTGCGAATTAGCAGGACTTCGGGAGGAGAATCTCACTGAGGAGGAAAAGGCGATTCTGGATATTGTGGA ACCTAGGCCTAAAGCTGGAGAGGGCGTGCTGCCATCTAGCAGCGGGGCTGTGGACTACAAGATCGCTAAAGAACTGGGCCACAGGCATGCTGATTGCAGCCTGACATTCCCCCTTTGCTCGTTCAATGGAACTCAGCTCATGAATATTGTCGACGGATACCTTCCTTAG